One genomic region from Halanaerobiales bacterium encodes:
- a CDS encoding prolyl oligopeptidase family serine peptidase codes for MKKSYIILVVILGILGFIFLRDGGGPYLEQDLNALNENNDGKIVSAEKIDVLSVNEQFDNKKSDKLKEKIKKIDTYSINYLSSEKEAKAVIMKPKEEGNYPVLFFNRSAKVKERENERLAYWFTSFFSEDYIIVSPKYEGDYGGNQLEDFSASDSEQFLDLVKLTKSLPYVNENKMAAIGIEKGGQMVYQAIKNDVGLNAAAVFNTPTDLIGLYNDSISARKKVFEEKLGGTPSEIEEKYIAKSSYYWPEKIDSPLLILHYEESKNVKSIQAKKLVNKFNKIGYKDYKAIINSDMDWEFVINRSIEWIREKTEINLEM; via the coding sequence ATGAAGAAATCTTATATCATCTTAGTTGTTATTTTAGGTATTTTAGGTTTTATTTTTCTTCGTGATGGAGGAGGTCCATATTTAGAGCAAGATTTAAATGCACTAAATGAAAATAATGATGGGAAAATAGTATCTGCTGAAAAAATTGACGTACTTAGCGTAAATGAACAATTTGATAATAAAAAGTCTGATAAGTTAAAAGAAAAAATTAAGAAAATTGACACATATTCTATTAATTATCTTAGTAGTGAAAAAGAAGCTAAAGCTGTAATAATGAAACCTAAAGAAGAGGGTAATTACCCAGTTTTATTTTTTAATAGATCTGCTAAAGTAAAAGAAAGAGAAAATGAAAGGTTAGCATACTGGTTCACCTCATTTTTCTCAGAAGATTATATTATTGTATCTCCAAAATATGAAGGTGATTATGGAGGTAATCAATTAGAAGATTTTTCAGCATCAGATAGTGAACAGTTTTTAGATTTAGTTAAACTTACTAAAAGTTTACCTTATGTAAATGAAAATAAAATGGCTGCTATAGGAATTGAAAAAGGGGGACAGATGGTATATCAGGCAATTAAAAATGATGTCGGCTTAAATGCTGCTGCAGTTTTTAATACTCCAACTGATCTTATAGGTTTATATAATGATAGTATTAGTGCCAGAAAGAAAGTTTTTGAAGAAAAATTAGGAGGAACTCCTTCAGAAATTGAAGAAAAATATATAGCAAAGTCTTCTTATTACTGGCCAGAAAAAATTGATAGTCCTTTACTTATTTTGCATTATGAAGAATCTAAAAATGTTAAATCTATTCAAGCTAAAAAATTAGTAAATAAATTTAATAAAATTGGTTATAAAGATTA